Proteins from a single region of Pseudodesulfovibrio portus:
- the mnmA gene encoding tRNA 2-thiouridine(34) synthase MnmA, with amino-acid sequence MTIAVAVSGGMDSLLSLVLLKEQGHDLIAVHGHFLPPNPGWERVAEGLAEACGTLGVPFHALDLHREFDEQVIAPFVADYKAGLTPNPCAMCNPRMKFGVLFDAAGKLGADRLATGHYVRMAEGEEGRMLARGADAAKDQSYFLSLVPIDMLRRAEFPLADFHKKDVPDILARHGLTPPLPSESQEICFVPDDDYQKFLTARATMPGPGPAVLSDGTRVGKHQGLWRHTQGQRRGLGIAWTEPLYVLDKDVSGNTLIVGTRDELAAHGCVAGRVNLMRPVDTWPDEVLVQTRYRQKAKPGRVRLDGGRLRFDFREPHVRPTPGQVAAVYDREGVVLGGGVIESAL; translated from the coding sequence ATGACCATCGCCGTCGCCGTATCCGGAGGCATGGACTCCCTGCTGTCCCTGGTTCTCCTGAAGGAGCAGGGGCACGACCTCATTGCCGTGCACGGCCACTTCCTGCCGCCGAATCCCGGCTGGGAGCGGGTGGCCGAGGGGCTGGCCGAGGCCTGCGGCACGCTGGGCGTTCCCTTTCATGCCCTCGATCTGCACAGGGAGTTCGACGAGCAGGTCATTGCGCCGTTCGTTGCCGACTACAAGGCCGGGCTGACGCCCAACCCGTGCGCCATGTGCAACCCGCGCATGAAGTTCGGGGTGTTGTTCGACGCTGCCGGGAAGCTCGGCGCGGACCGCCTGGCCACCGGCCATTACGTGCGCATGGCGGAGGGGGAAGAGGGGCGCATGCTCGCCCGTGGCGCGGACGCGGCCAAGGACCAGAGCTATTTTCTGTCCCTGGTTCCCATCGACATGCTGCGCCGGGCGGAGTTTCCCCTGGCCGACTTCCACAAGAAGGACGTGCCGGACATCCTGGCCCGCCACGGGCTGACCCCGCCCCTGCCGAGCGAGAGCCAGGAAATATGTTTCGTGCCGGACGACGACTACCAGAAATTCCTGACCGCTCGCGCCACCATGCCCGGCCCCGGCCCGGCGGTGTTGTCGGACGGCACCCGGGTCGGAAAGCACCAGGGCCTCTGGCGGCACACCCAGGGCCAGCGGCGGGGACTGGGCATCGCCTGGACCGAGCCGCTCTACGTGCTGGACAAGGATGTGTCGGGGAATACGCTTATCGTGGGCACCAGAGATGAACTGGCCGCGCACGGCTGCGTGGCCGGAAGGGTGAACCTGATGCGTCCGGTGGACACCTGGCCCGATGAGGTGCTGGTCCAGACCCGGTATCGCCAGAAGGCCAAGCCGGGCCGCGTTCGTCTTGACGGCGGCAGGCTGCGCTTCGACTTCCGGGAGCCGCATGTCCGGCCTACGCCGGGGCAGGTGGCCGCAGTCTATGACCGCGAAGGCGTCGTGCTCGGCGGTGGGGTCATCGAGTCCGCACTCTAG
- a CDS encoding tetratricopeptide repeat protein, producing MLSVILALFLVTVLLSACNTTVGAGGGTGSTRVGGSVGSTGSMVGIGTSVGPNPMVVSYRDRLFSGPSAVRINHKEGVKALQNGDYDAAAAIFEETLKAYPAHSDATYYLGLTRIYQGQREAGFALLKSYREPDHYRMTTDVQRMAEFLEKKEDVPAKTVHQTLNRYRIDGYNRDLQETRDLNVWH from the coding sequence ATGCTTTCGGTCATTCTGGCCCTTTTCCTGGTGACCGTGCTTTTGTCCGCCTGCAACACCACCGTGGGCGCAGGCGGTGGAACCGGCTCCACCCGCGTGGGCGGCAGCGTGGGCTCCACCGGCTCCATGGTGGGCATCGGCACCTCGGTCGGACCGAACCCGATGGTGGTCTCCTACCGCGACAGGCTGTTCAGCGGCCCAAGTGCCGTGCGCATCAACCACAAGGAAGGCGTCAAGGCCCTGCAAAACGGCGACTACGACGCGGCGGCCGCCATCTTCGAGGAGACCCTCAAGGCCTACCCGGCCCACTCGGACGCCACCTACTACCTCGGCCTGACCCGCATATACCAGGGACAGCGCGAGGCCGGCTTCGCCCTGCTCAAGAGCTACCGGGAACCTGACCACTATCGGATGACCACCGACGTGCAGCGCATGGCCGAATTCCTGGAGAAAAAGGAAGACGTCCCGGCCAAGACCGTGCACCAGACATTGAACCGGTACCGGATCGACGGCTACAATCGGGATTTGCAGGAAACCAGGGACTTGAACGTCTGGCACTAG
- a CDS encoding MiaB/RimO family radical SAM methylthiotransferase gives MNTFYTATLGCKINQYETRSIAEAWAGNQAREVDSPMDADLILVNSCAVTANAVADLRQAVRRFNRDNPAARIVITGCAAQVMPDELSQLPGVVRVVSQADKPELLSGPEGGSTGEKPRFAPFSISGYDRARAVVKVQDGCSHFCTYCIVPLTRGRSVSRPVDEVVDEVGRLLAAGFREMILSGINLRHFGRDLDGKPDFWDLVDRLEKTFALDWAGRARLRISSVEPGQLDDKALDVLSASRMVCPQLHLSLQSGDRDVLKAMGRGHYSPQSAVEFMDRLREAWPVMGLGADLITGFPGETEARFENTLALCRELPLTYGHVFPYSERPGTRAVDLPDPVDVPVRKERAARLRELVNGKKRAFLKELLDQTHLDVLVQDAGGRGVSQYYAACRFATPPENAAPRSLVRAHPVRLDKNVIVVEPSGTPGEDA, from the coding sequence ATGAATACGTTTTACACCGCCACCCTTGGTTGCAAAATCAACCAGTACGAGACCCGCTCCATTGCCGAGGCATGGGCGGGCAATCAGGCGCGCGAGGTGGACTCCCCGATGGACGCCGACCTGATCCTGGTCAACTCCTGCGCCGTGACCGCCAACGCCGTGGCCGACCTGCGCCAGGCCGTGCGCCGCTTCAACAGGGACAACCCGGCGGCAAGGATCGTCATCACCGGGTGCGCGGCCCAGGTCATGCCCGACGAGCTGTCGCAGCTTCCCGGCGTGGTCCGGGTGGTTTCCCAGGCGGACAAGCCCGAACTGCTGTCCGGCCCCGAGGGCGGGAGCACCGGCGAGAAACCGCGCTTCGCCCCGTTTTCCATCTCCGGCTACGACAGGGCGCGGGCCGTGGTCAAGGTTCAGGACGGCTGTTCCCATTTCTGCACATACTGCATCGTGCCCCTGACGCGGGGCCGGTCCGTGAGCCGTCCCGTGGACGAGGTGGTCGACGAGGTGGGCCGCCTCCTGGCCGCCGGTTTCCGCGAGATGATCCTGAGCGGCATCAACCTGCGCCATTTCGGGCGCGACCTGGACGGCAAGCCCGATTTCTGGGACCTGGTGGACCGGCTGGAAAAGACCTTTGCCCTCGACTGGGCGGGCAGGGCGCGGCTGCGCATCTCCTCGGTGGAGCCGGGCCAGCTCGACGACAAGGCCCTCGACGTCCTGTCCGCGTCCCGCATGGTCTGCCCGCAGCTTCATCTCTCCCTGCAAAGCGGGGACAGGGACGTGCTCAAGGCCATGGGGCGCGGCCATTATTCGCCGCAGTCGGCCGTCGAGTTCATGGACAGGCTCAGGGAGGCCTGGCCGGTCATGGGGCTGGGCGCGGACCTGATCACCGGTTTCCCCGGCGAGACCGAGGCCCGGTTCGAGAACACCCTCGCCCTGTGTCGGGAATTACCCTTGACCTACGGCCACGTATTTCCGTATTCCGAGCGCCCCGGCACCCGCGCCGTCGACCTGCCCGATCCCGTGGACGTGCCGGTCCGCAAGGAGCGCGCGGCCCGCCTCCGGGAACTGGTCAACGGGAAGAAGCGGGCCTTTCTCAAGGAATTGCTGGACCAGACGCACCTCGACGTGCTGGTTCAGGACGCCGGGGGCAGGGGCGTCAGTCAGTATTACGCCGCCTGCCGGTTCGCGACGCCGCCGGAGAACGCGGCTCCGCGTTCCCTGGTCAGGGCGCATCCCGTGCGCCTGGACAAGAACGTCATCGTGGTGGAGCCGTCGGGCACGCCCGGGGAGGACGCATGA
- a CDS encoding DUF4416 family protein codes for MSIPKTPDPGLLVISILGSDWGAFWPELGSELEQTFGPADEVSRLFDFTETDYYDEELGTPIRRRLVSFETLRPLDELADIKTFTNTLEIRWGTAGKRLFNLDPGFLTMQSLVLATGKNFSHRIYLKDGIWADLTLMWQKKRWVDFPWTFPDYAGEDMKTRLTKLRQSYKTKLSRP; via the coding sequence ATGAGCATACCCAAGACCCCTGATCCGGGGCTGCTGGTCATCTCCATCCTCGGTTCGGACTGGGGCGCGTTCTGGCCGGAACTGGGGAGCGAGCTGGAGCAGACCTTCGGACCGGCGGACGAGGTTTCGCGCCTGTTCGATTTCACGGAGACCGACTATTACGACGAGGAGCTGGGCACCCCCATCCGGCGGCGGCTGGTCAGCTTCGAGACACTGCGCCCCCTGGACGAGTTGGCGGACATCAAGACGTTCACCAACACGCTGGAAATCCGCTGGGGCACGGCCGGGAAGCGGTTGTTCAACCTCGACCCCGGTTTCCTGACCATGCAGTCCCTGGTCCTGGCCACGGGCAAGAATTTTTCGCACCGCATCTATCTGAAGGACGGCATATGGGCGGACCTGACCCTGATGTGGCAAAAAAAGCGCTGGGTCGATTTCCCCTGGACCTTCCCGGATTACGCGGGCGAGGACATGAAAACGCGGCTGACAAAGCTGCGTCAGTCGTATAAAACCAAGCTGAGCAGGCCGTAG
- a CDS encoding YicC/YloC family endoribonuclease, with amino-acid sequence MPVSMTGFGRHETQAAAWTHVWEIKSVNGRYLDVKWRMPGYLRSLENGWEKIVRTYASRGRVDVALNLEVLDAGVMGVSFNETMAKAMFKEMEKLAASQGRVFDPDYNRVLSMSSLWRDNGSEPDPGLAKSLTDGLEGALKEWVDSRAVEGEAMVADLMSRLDTLRDLARQVGERIPDVLEAKKVALRQRITDMLESANADFSEDRLLQEVAYLTDKLDVSEELTRLDAHLDRLGEVLADTGQVGKKLDFLVQETFREINTCGNKAQDTDVSRLVVDFKAELERCREQVQNIE; translated from the coding sequence ATGCCTGTAAGCATGACCGGCTTTGGTCGGCACGAGACCCAGGCGGCAGCCTGGACCCACGTCTGGGAGATCAAATCCGTGAACGGACGGTACCTGGACGTCAAGTGGCGCATGCCCGGCTATCTCCGGTCCCTGGAGAACGGCTGGGAAAAGATCGTCCGCACCTACGCATCAAGAGGCCGGGTGGACGTCGCCCTGAACCTGGAGGTCCTGGACGCCGGGGTCATGGGCGTCTCCTTCAACGAGACCATGGCCAAGGCCATGTTCAAGGAGATGGAGAAACTGGCCGCGTCCCAGGGGCGGGTCTTCGATCCCGATTACAACCGGGTGCTCTCCATGTCCTCGCTGTGGCGCGACAACGGTTCGGAGCCGGACCCCGGCCTGGCCAAGTCCCTGACCGACGGCCTTGAGGGCGCCCTCAAGGAATGGGTGGATTCCCGCGCCGTGGAGGGCGAGGCCATGGTGGCCGACCTGATGTCCCGCCTGGACACCCTGCGCGACCTAGCCCGGCAGGTGGGCGAACGCATCCCCGATGTGCTCGAAGCCAAGAAGGTCGCCCTCCGGCAGCGCATCACGGATATGCTCGAATCCGCCAATGCGGATTTCTCCGAGGACCGGCTGCTGCAGGAAGTGGCCTATCTCACGGACAAGCTCGACGTGTCCGAGGAACTGACCCGGCTGGACGCCCATCTGGATCGGCTGGGCGAGGTCCTGGCCGACACCGGCCAGGTGGGCAAGAAGCTCGATTTCCTGGTTCAGGAGACCTTCCGGGAGATCAACACCTGCGGCAACAAGGCCCAGGACACGGACGTCAGCCGACTGGTGGTTGATTTCAAGGCGGAACTCGAACGCTGTCGCGAACAGGTTCAGAACATCGAGTAG
- a CDS encoding DUF370 domain-containing protein, with protein sequence MQKQGLLNVGFGNFVVLDRVISIVNPSSAPMRRLREDARSDGRLIDATQGRKTRAIIVTDSNHVILSAIQAETIGQRFKADEGEGR encoded by the coding sequence ATGCAGAAACAGGGTTTGCTCAACGTCGGCTTCGGCAATTTCGTGGTGCTCGACAGGGTCATCTCCATCGTCAACCCGTCCAGCGCGCCCATGCGGCGGCTGCGTGAGGACGCGCGCTCCGACGGGCGGCTCATCGACGCCACCCAGGGCCGCAAGACCAGGGCGATCATCGTCACCGATTCCAACCACGTCATCCTGTCGGCCATCCAGGCCGAGACCATCGGGCAACGTTTCAAGGCCGACGAAGGGGAGGGGCGGTGA
- the gmk gene encoding guanylate kinase, translating to MNRDDHTFRLGQVLVVCAPSGTGKSTLISMLRDEYPDFGFSVSYTTRAPRGSEQDGREYNFVTRDQFVAMRSRGDFCEWAEVHGNFYGTATRPVEEMLHAGRDVLFDIDVQGAKQLKKTFYKGTYVFLLPPSREELVRRLEGRGTDSAESIAKRLANASGELAQAEWFDYWVVNDDLDEAYRELKSVYLAGRCKPALRPGILGNIMDTWKNNG from the coding sequence GTGAACCGGGACGATCATACTTTCAGGCTGGGGCAGGTCCTGGTGGTCTGCGCACCCAGCGGCACCGGCAAATCGACGCTCATTTCCATGCTCCGGGACGAGTACCCGGATTTCGGCTTTTCCGTGTCCTACACGACCCGCGCGCCGCGCGGAAGCGAGCAGGACGGGCGTGAATACAACTTCGTGACCCGCGACCAGTTCGTGGCCATGCGCAGCCGGGGCGACTTCTGCGAGTGGGCCGAGGTCCACGGCAATTTCTACGGCACGGCCACCAGGCCGGTGGAGGAGATGCTCCATGCAGGCCGCGACGTGCTCTTCGACATCGACGTGCAGGGAGCCAAGCAGCTCAAGAAGACCTTCTACAAGGGCACCTACGTCTTTCTGCTGCCGCCGTCCCGCGAGGAGCTGGTGCGCAGGCTGGAAGGGCGCGGCACCGACTCGGCCGAGTCCATCGCCAAGAGGCTGGCCAACGCCTCCGGTGAGCTGGCCCAGGCCGAGTGGTTCGATTACTGGGTGGTCAACGACGACCTGGACGAGGCGTACCGGGAACTCAAGTCCGTATACCTGGCCGGGCGCTGCAAGCCCGCGCTGCGGCCCGGCATCCTCGGCAACATCATGGATACATGGAAGAACAATGGCTGA
- the pyrF gene encoding orotidine-5'-phosphate decarboxylase, whose translation MAELVVALDFKDAEEALAMARTLDGAAPWMKVGLELFTAEGPRVVSGLKDLGYKVFLDLKFFDIPNTVQGAVRSAVRLGADMVNIHALGGERMARAAMQGCAEGARPGREPLVLAVTMLTSMAAGDLPVDNAGDPSEMALDLAVKAKQYGLNGVVCSGLEVERIKGACGPGFVCLTPGIRPADAGADDQRRVVTPGRAVRSGSDFLVVGRPVTRAVSPREAALAIIGEMEQA comes from the coding sequence ATGGCTGAGCTGGTAGTCGCACTGGATTTCAAGGACGCCGAAGAGGCCCTGGCCATGGCCCGGACGCTCGACGGCGCGGCTCCGTGGATGAAGGTCGGCCTGGAGCTGTTCACCGCCGAGGGGCCCAGGGTCGTGTCCGGCCTCAAGGACCTCGGGTACAAGGTCTTCCTGGACCTCAAGTTCTTCGACATTCCCAACACCGTGCAGGGCGCGGTGCGGTCCGCCGTCAGGCTGGGTGCGGACATGGTCAACATCCACGCCCTGGGCGGGGAGCGCATGGCCAGGGCGGCCATGCAGGGGTGCGCCGAAGGGGCGCGGCCCGGTCGGGAGCCTCTGGTTCTGGCCGTGACCATGCTGACCAGCATGGCGGCCGGGGACCTGCCCGTGGACAACGCGGGCGATCCTTCGGAGATGGCCCTTGACCTGGCTGTGAAAGCCAAGCAATATGGACTAAATGGAGTGGTTTGTTCCGGCCTCGAGGTGGAGCGCATCAAGGGCGCCTGCGGTCCGGGTTTCGTCTGCCTGACGCCGGGTATCCGTCCTGCGGACGCCGGTGCCGACGATCAGCGGCGGGTGGTCACTCCAGGCCGGGCCGTGCGGTCCGGTTCGGATTTCCTGGTGGTCGGGCGGCCCGTCACCAGGGCGGTTTCTCCAAGGGAGGCGGCCCTTGCTATCATCGGGGAGATGGAACAGGCCTGA
- a CDS encoding tetratricopeptide repeat protein: MIDFEFKSDAKKGDASAPDKRGEESVPAGSADSGKELVRDGAEKIKGIFSTQTVGKIGTGTTQRKTIQKTYWDAEEQDDGQICIQPLNVNYVPSGPKRTIEREEFLTKFNPEPEFYVSTVYPAMKEMNTSIVRGEKHRERGAAYSAEFEYKQAMAIDEENVRANFGLGLTYLDRGDQAKANDIFERLVGLEAAFEEEHKHLFNDFGINMRKNKMYDQALQYYLRAEELVRNDEHLYHNIARCYFEKGNVEGCKEYLLKSLQVNPNLEASRQFWGYLKGKGLVAQGEGPDIPIEEARSAPPTNGSEEKPQAEPRKKKPSAPINLD, encoded by the coding sequence ATGATCGATTTTGAATTCAAGTCGGACGCCAAAAAGGGTGACGCCTCCGCCCCGGACAAGCGCGGCGAAGAGAGCGTTCCAGCCGGGAGTGCGGACTCCGGGAAGGAACTCGTTCGCGATGGCGCCGAGAAGATCAAGGGCATCTTTTCCACCCAGACCGTGGGCAAGATCGGCACCGGCACCACCCAGCGCAAGACGATCCAGAAGACCTATTGGGACGCCGAGGAGCAGGACGACGGCCAGATCTGTATCCAGCCCCTCAATGTGAACTACGTCCCGTCCGGCCCCAAGCGGACCATCGAGCGCGAAGAATTTCTGACCAAGTTCAACCCCGAGCCCGAGTTTTACGTATCCACCGTCTATCCCGCCATGAAGGAGATGAACACCTCCATTGTGCGCGGCGAGAAGCACCGCGAGCGCGGCGCGGCCTACAGCGCCGAGTTCGAGTACAAGCAGGCCATGGCCATCGACGAGGAGAACGTCCGGGCCAACTTCGGCCTGGGGCTGACCTACCTCGACCGGGGCGACCAGGCCAAGGCCAACGACATTTTCGAGCGTCTGGTGGGCCTTGAGGCCGCTTTCGAGGAAGAGCACAAGCACCTGTTCAACGACTTCGGCATCAACATGCGCAAGAACAAGATGTACGACCAGGCCCTGCAATACTATCTGCGGGCCGAGGAACTGGTGCGCAACGACGAACATCTCTACCACAATATCGCGCGCTGCTACTTCGAAAAGGGCAACGTCGAAGGGTGCAAGGAATATTTGCTGAAGAGTCTGCAGGTGAATCCGAACCTGGAGGCCAGCCGTCAGTTCTGGGGCTACCTCAAGGGCAAGGGACTTGTGGCGCAGGGAGAGGGGCCGGACATCCCGATCGAGGAAGCCCGGAGTGCGCCGCCGACAAACGGCAGCGAGGAAAAGCCGCAGGCGGAGCCCAGGAAGAAAAAGCCGTCCGCGCCCATCAACCTGGATTAG
- a CDS encoding HDOD domain-containing protein, with amino-acid sequence MNQNRIQQFLSELPRMREDLPFSPDVLKQLFVQTGSGSMASLEDVGETLSMDQGLTTRILSLANSAYYGLQAEVRSVPRAAAVLGMAEIRNIVLALGVNGLSSKYDIPGDFNLSDYWTHQFLVAMVAKELSHMVDVGNPDNLFTVGLLHDIGKLITALRRPEDWQAMHDMAEDNEISDSEAEEEYWGLDHAVVGALVLKSWDLPADLVEPVNWHHSPALSPEHSAESNIVCLADYVIHAVADPDGPYMGKVEELCLDVQVDMDDLMEVAEELFESDDIEQFVKVLS; translated from the coding sequence ATGAACCAGAATAGGATTCAGCAGTTTTTGAGCGAACTTCCCCGCATGCGGGAAGACCTGCCATTTTCCCCCGACGTGCTGAAACAGCTTTTTGTCCAGACGGGCAGCGGGTCCATGGCCTCCCTGGAGGACGTGGGCGAGACCCTGAGCATGGATCAGGGGCTGACCACGCGCATTCTGAGCCTGGCCAACTCGGCCTATTACGGCCTGCAGGCCGAGGTCCGGTCCGTGCCCCGCGCCGCAGCCGTGCTCGGCATGGCCGAGATTCGCAACATCGTCCTGGCGCTCGGGGTGAACGGCCTGTCCTCCAAGTACGACATCCCCGGCGATTTCAATCTGAGCGATTACTGGACGCACCAGTTCCTGGTGGCCATGGTGGCCAAGGAGTTGTCGCACATGGTCGATGTGGGCAACCCGGACAACCTGTTCACCGTGGGCCTGCTGCACGACATCGGCAAGCTCATCACCGCTCTTCGGCGGCCCGAGGACTGGCAGGCCATGCACGACATGGCCGAGGACAACGAAATTTCCGACAGCGAGGCCGAAGAGGAATATTGGGGGCTGGACCACGCCGTTGTCGGCGCGCTGGTGCTCAAGTCATGGGATCTGCCCGCCGATCTGGTGGAACCGGTCAACTGGCACCATTCGCCCGCCCTGTCCCCGGAACACTCGGCAGAGTCGAACATCGTCTGTCTGGCGGATTATGTGATCCACGCCGTGGCTGACCCGGACGGCCCCTATATGGGCAAGGTGGAGGAACTCTGCCTTGACGTGCAGGTGGACATGGACGACCTCATGGAGGTCGCGGAAGAGCTGTTCGAGTCCGATGACATCGAGCAGTTCGTGAAAGTGCTTTCCTGA
- the recJ gene encoding single-stranded-DNA-specific exonuclease RecJ, translating to MPCIWKPRGEKTAPPDAARLADELEVSELIVEILANRGLSGAEEMDRFLSPLLRHMAPPSEIPGLTDGAETLARGLAEGRTLCVWGDYDVDGITATALVKEFFALHGMDVRHHLPNRMEEGYGLNVPHIEKLHSEGVNMLLTVDCGISDMEAVARARELGMIVVVSDHHLPGETLPDADAVCDPRLGEEGPYADLAGVGVALLLMAALNPLLPGEPVDWRPLLDLVALGTIADVVSLTGQNRILVKNGLLLIKDARRPGMAALKVVSDYERQAELGAGQIGFNIAPRINAAGRMGDPEKALNLLLAKDFDTAMPIAEELNAINLERRRQEQEIADEAMQQAESMRQRAGLVLYGDHWHPGIIGIVASRVVERFYRPTLLLCAPEASGGLLKGSGRSISEFNLYEGLQAVGDLLEGFGGHKQAAGLTVSPDNLEALRRRFHDHVVETLGPEPLTPTLKLDHELGFANINNTLLKELELLQPYGMGNPEPVFATKPVKVVEYATFGREREHVKIVLEDPETGTRLSGKAWRSAKTLTREAYGRTMRFAFTPKIDRFRGIPKIDLRIRDWIF from the coding sequence TTGCCCTGCATCTGGAAACCTCGCGGCGAAAAGACCGCGCCCCCTGACGCCGCCCGACTGGCGGATGAACTGGAAGTATCCGAACTGATTGTGGAGATCCTCGCCAACCGAGGCCTGTCCGGCGCGGAGGAGATGGACCGCTTCCTGAGCCCGCTGCTGCGCCATATGGCCCCGCCGTCCGAGATTCCCGGCCTGACCGACGGCGCCGAGACCCTGGCCCGGGGGCTGGCCGAGGGACGCACCCTGTGCGTCTGGGGCGACTACGACGTGGACGGCATCACGGCCACGGCCCTGGTCAAGGAGTTCTTCGCCCTGCACGGCATGGACGTCCGTCACCATCTGCCCAATCGCATGGAGGAGGGGTACGGCCTCAACGTCCCGCATATCGAAAAGCTCCATTCCGAGGGCGTGAACATGCTGCTCACCGTGGACTGCGGCATCTCGGACATGGAAGCCGTGGCCCGCGCCCGCGAACTGGGCATGATCGTGGTGGTCTCGGACCATCACCTGCCCGGCGAGACGCTGCCGGACGCCGACGCGGTCTGCGATCCGCGTCTCGGCGAGGAGGGCCCCTACGCCGACCTGGCCGGGGTGGGCGTGGCCCTGCTGCTCATGGCCGCGCTGAACCCGCTGCTGCCCGGCGAGCCCGTGGATTGGCGGCCCCTGCTCGATCTGGTGGCCCTGGGCACCATCGCCGACGTGGTCAGCCTGACCGGTCAGAACCGCATTTTGGTCAAGAACGGGCTCCTGCTCATCAAGGACGCACGGCGACCGGGCATGGCCGCCCTCAAGGTGGTCAGCGATTACGAGCGCCAGGCGGAATTGGGGGCCGGGCAGATCGGCTTCAATATCGCCCCGCGCATCAACGCAGCCGGGCGCATGGGCGACCCGGAAAAGGCGCTCAATCTGTTGCTGGCCAAGGATTTCGATACGGCCATGCCCATTGCCGAGGAGCTCAATGCCATCAACCTGGAGCGTCGCCGCCAGGAGCAGGAGATTGCGGACGAGGCGATGCAGCAGGCCGAGTCCATGCGGCAAAGGGCCGGGCTGGTGCTCTACGGCGATCACTGGCACCCCGGCATCATCGGCATCGTGGCCTCCCGGGTGGTGGAGAGGTTCTATCGGCCCACGCTCCTGCTCTGCGCCCCGGAAGCGTCCGGGGGGCTGCTCAAGGGGTCGGGCAGGTCCATCTCCGAGTTCAACCTCTATGAGGGGTTGCAGGCCGTGGGAGACTTGCTTGAAGGCTTCGGCGGGCACAAACAGGCGGCCGGGCTGACCGTGTCGCCGGACAACCTCGAAGCCCTGCGCCGCCGGTTTCATGACCACGTGGTCGAGACCCTGGGACCGGAGCCCCTCACGCCCACCCTCAAGCTCGACCACGAGCTGGGTTTCGCCAACATCAACAACACCCTGCTCAAGGAGCTGGAATTGTTGCAGCCTTACGGCATGGGGAACCCGGAACCCGTGTTCGCCACCAAGCCGGTCAAGGTGGTGGAATACGCCACCTTCGGCAGGGAGCGCGAGCACGTGAAGATCGTGCTGGAGGACCCGGAGACCGGGACGCGGCTGTCCGGCAAGGCGTGGCGGTCGGCCAAGACCCTGACCCGCGAGGCTTACGGGCGGACCATGCGTTTTGCCTTCACCCCCAAGATCGACCGGTTTCGGGGCATCCCCAAGATCGACCTGCGGATTCGCGACTGGATATTCTAA